A DNA window from Armatimonadota bacterium contains the following coding sequences:
- the murG gene encoding undecaprenyldiphospho-muramoylpentapeptide beta-N-acetylglucosaminyltransferase: MRIVVTGGGTGGHVYPALEVAKSARESGHEITYLGSIRGQESRLCKDADFEFYGFPSEPVYSIKSLGGIKALANLYRASMLAKRRLREIRPDVLFSTGGYASAPVVNAAKELGIPYVIHEQNTVPGRTNLLLSKRAYAVATTFKTGGEHFGSTPVRRTGMPIRRELRQSAQGSLFGHKTPNDKALILVMGGSQGAVVLNEAAIATATRMVNSNAHWLIVAGTKNFEGLHESVKKMAISAELDISAYLNADEMANALFRASVVVCRSGGSVAELAAFRKPSVLVPLPSAMGNHQHYNAVEFENMGAAQLLPQKDMSASTLEARIRYWLDEPGNIESAHEALADWDLPNAVENILDLLEEASGKK; the protein is encoded by the coding sequence ATGCGAATCGTAGTCACCGGCGGGGGAACAGGCGGGCACGTCTATCCAGCGCTCGAAGTCGCTAAATCGGCGCGAGAATCTGGTCATGAAATTACCTACCTCGGATCGATTCGGGGGCAGGAATCGCGGCTCTGCAAGGATGCGGATTTTGAGTTCTATGGATTTCCCTCTGAGCCTGTTTATTCGATCAAGAGCTTAGGCGGAATCAAAGCCTTGGCGAACCTGTACCGAGCTTCGATGCTTGCTAAGAGGCGCCTGCGGGAGATTCGCCCTGACGTGCTTTTTTCGACGGGAGGCTACGCCAGTGCGCCGGTGGTCAATGCGGCTAAAGAGCTTGGAATTCCGTACGTTATTCACGAGCAAAATACCGTTCCCGGTCGTACAAACCTGCTGCTTTCTAAGCGCGCTTATGCTGTGGCCACTACCTTCAAAACGGGCGGCGAACACTTTGGCTCAACTCCGGTTCGGCGCACGGGAATGCCGATCCGCCGGGAGCTGCGACAGAGCGCACAAGGTTCGCTGTTTGGGCACAAAACTCCCAACGATAAGGCGCTCATTTTGGTGATGGGTGGTTCACAAGGGGCAGTGGTTTTGAATGAAGCGGCGATCGCCACGGCGACCCGAATGGTGAACAGCAACGCGCATTGGTTGATCGTGGCGGGGACCAAGAACTTCGAGGGACTGCATGAATCCGTCAAGAAGATGGCCATCTCGGCGGAGCTGGACATTAGCGCTTACTTGAACGCGGACGAGATGGCGAATGCGCTCTTCCGGGCCTCTGTCGTGGTCTGCCGGTCGGGTGGGTCCGTGGCAGAACTTGCTGCATTCAGAAAGCCATCGGTGCTCGTCCCGCTGCCAAGCGCGATGGGGAATCACCAGCACTATAATGCGGTCGAATTTGAAAACATGGGAGCTGCGCAGTTGTTACCTCAGAAAGATATGAGTGCGTCGACTCTGGAGGCGCGGATTCGGTACTGGCTGGATGAGCCTGGAAACATCGAAAGTGCCCATGAAGCTCTGGCAGACTGGGACCTGCCAAATGCGGTGGAGAATATCTTGGACCTCCTTGAAGAGGCCTCAGGAAAGAAGTAA
- a CDS encoding FtsW/RodA/SpoVE family cell cycle protein, giving the protein MIRQKTRATKARRVAAGKAVVETRAPESAPRRGPGEDPVIWALSLVLTLLGLLVIFDAGFARSIASGDGPIPVEFRNQLLFTVVSVAIGFGVSRVRGSFWQGSAGFWMGVAGLGLVAVKVIGTELNGAQRWVKIGPISVQPAEFAKVATVLFLASVLASRKPWQEPSRIKDWADRLDRVWVPKLVRFMPALLVLFYVYLVEREPDLGTAAVIGATGYFMFAFGGITKKSLIAVSLAGTLLVGAFVAQEPYRMERVFNHVHRWEDDRIDDVGYQTVQSEIAMASGGILGSGPGTGKVKHMMPAATTDFIFATVAEEGGLIGVLFFLGTLGALIWRLWELGFRCATRFGQALCSGVALWLGLQASVNIMMANGTLPAIGIPFPFISSGGSSLIALWIALGLCQAAAMMPSREEGKSHANRSHRRGNRRARLSSARSR; this is encoded by the coding sequence ATGATCAGACAAAAAACTAGAGCAACGAAAGCAAGAAGAGTCGCCGCGGGAAAAGCGGTTGTAGAGACTCGGGCACCGGAATCGGCACCCAGACGTGGTCCGGGGGAAGATCCGGTCATTTGGGCGCTGAGTTTGGTGCTGACTCTGCTGGGCTTGCTCGTAATTTTTGATGCCGGATTTGCTCGGTCGATCGCAAGCGGAGACGGCCCGATCCCGGTTGAGTTCCGTAATCAACTGCTGTTTACAGTGGTTTCTGTTGCAATCGGTTTCGGAGTGAGTCGGGTGCGTGGAAGTTTCTGGCAAGGTTCGGCCGGATTTTGGATGGGCGTCGCCGGGCTCGGATTGGTCGCGGTAAAGGTGATCGGTACTGAACTCAACGGCGCGCAACGATGGGTCAAAATCGGCCCGATCAGCGTTCAACCTGCGGAGTTTGCAAAGGTCGCCACCGTGCTATTTTTGGCTTCCGTTCTGGCGAGCCGGAAGCCGTGGCAAGAACCGTCGAGAATCAAGGACTGGGCAGACAGATTGGACCGAGTTTGGGTTCCAAAGCTCGTGCGGTTTATGCCTGCGTTGCTCGTTTTGTTCTACGTCTATCTCGTCGAACGGGAGCCTGACCTCGGTACAGCCGCTGTGATCGGCGCCACAGGTTACTTCATGTTTGCTTTCGGCGGAATCACGAAGAAGTCGCTGATCGCGGTCAGCCTAGCCGGCACATTGCTTGTAGGGGCATTCGTTGCCCAAGAGCCCTATCGAATGGAGCGTGTATTTAACCACGTCCATCGATGGGAAGACGACCGGATCGATGATGTTGGATACCAAACGGTTCAGAGCGAGATCGCCATGGCCAGCGGCGGCATTTTGGGTTCTGGGCCAGGCACCGGCAAGGTCAAGCACATGATGCCGGCCGCGACCACAGACTTTATTTTTGCTACGGTAGCCGAAGAAGGCGGGCTGATTGGCGTTCTGTTTTTCCTGGGGACGCTTGGAGCCTTGATCTGGCGACTGTGGGAATTGGGCTTCCGTTGCGCAACCCGATTTGGCCAAGCGCTTTGTTCAGGCGTTGCATTGTGGTTGGGGCTGCAGGCGAGCGTCAACATCATGATGGCAAATGGCACGTTGCCAGCGATCGGAATTCCGTTCCCGTTCATTAGTTCGGGCGGAAGTAGTTTGATCGCGCTTTGGATTGCATTGGGATTGTGTCAGGCGGCGGCGATGATGCCATCGCGAGAGGAGGGGAAGAGTCATGCGAATCGTAGTCACCGGCGGGGGAACAGGCGGGCACGTCTATCCAGCGCTCGAAGTCGCTAA
- the murD gene encoding UDP-N-acetylmuramoyl-L-alanine--D-glutamate ligase, with the protein MFEGRTIGIAGMGRSGIGAAKAIIRRGGKVVLYDEKQVVSTAQLEQIEQLQGLRAQVISGWHGRFENPEFDLLISSPGMRRDHPALLDAVRLQIPIWSEVELAYQISEAPILAITGTNGKTTSVVLSWLLAKSCTNALLCGNIAGSGYEELTLCEAADIAQPEDLLVAEVSSYQLEWIEEFAPKVAAITNITPDHLDRHPNFEDYRDTKFRIFENLDEGDCAVVIAAEGGFPPEQMLAAIPAGPEIRFAGEKSAGYPTESWIESDHVMLRGLETGPFEQRSLPIVGRHNFLNLVTAWEMVIAALEDRADPAKMFAALQQYKGVENRMEIISDEGGVRVINNSMCTNPAAVISSLRGISGKIRPIMGGVTKQLDFAPVKNFFEANGIQAYVFGSTEPGGLLEQLGETARPFSSLEEATVAALTDASCGETVILAPGCASAAPFANFMERGAEFKRIVRNRA; encoded by the coding sequence ATGTTTGAAGGTCGAACGATTGGTATTGCAGGGATGGGCCGATCTGGAATCGGGGCGGCAAAAGCCATCATTCGGAGGGGCGGTAAAGTTGTACTTTACGATGAAAAGCAGGTGGTTTCTACCGCCCAACTTGAACAGATCGAGCAGCTCCAAGGGTTAAGAGCGCAGGTCATTAGCGGATGGCACGGTCGATTTGAAAACCCCGAATTCGATCTGCTCATTTCAAGTCCTGGGATGCGCCGAGATCACCCTGCGCTACTCGACGCCGTGCGGTTGCAGATTCCAATCTGGAGCGAAGTCGAACTCGCTTACCAGATTTCTGAGGCACCTATTCTCGCGATTACCGGCACGAACGGGAAGACAACCTCGGTTGTTTTGTCATGGTTATTGGCGAAATCCTGCACGAATGCGCTGCTTTGTGGGAATATCGCGGGCAGTGGCTATGAGGAACTGACTCTTTGTGAAGCGGCTGATATTGCTCAACCCGAAGACCTTTTGGTGGCCGAAGTTAGCAGCTACCAGTTGGAATGGATCGAAGAGTTTGCGCCCAAAGTAGCCGCGATCACGAACATCACTCCGGACCATCTAGACCGGCACCCGAACTTTGAGGATTATCGCGATACGAAGTTTCGCATTTTCGAGAATCTGGACGAAGGCGATTGTGCCGTTGTCATTGCTGCAGAAGGCGGATTTCCACCGGAGCAGATGCTCGCGGCGATTCCAGCCGGTCCAGAAATCCGGTTCGCGGGGGAGAAGTCCGCTGGTTACCCTACGGAATCTTGGATTGAAAGTGACCATGTGATGCTGCGCGGTTTGGAGACTGGTCCTTTCGAACAGCGCTCGCTACCGATTGTAGGCCGGCATAACTTTTTGAACCTGGTGACGGCCTGGGAAATGGTCATCGCCGCACTTGAAGACCGTGCCGACCCGGCCAAAATGTTCGCCGCCTTACAACAGTACAAGGGCGTCGAAAATCGTATGGAGATCATCTCGGATGAAGGTGGAGTCCGGGTGATCAATAACTCGATGTGTACAAATCCAGCGGCGGTAATTTCAAGTTTGAGGGGGATTTCTGGCAAGATTCGCCCGATCATGGGCGGTGTGACTAAACAACTTGACTTTGCACCCGTGAAGAATTTCTTTGAAGCGAACGGGATTCAAGCATACGTCTTTGGTTCTACGGAACCTGGCGGACTCCTCGAGCAGTTAGGCGAAACAGCTCGTCCGTTTTCGAGCCTGGAGGAAGCAACAGTCGCGGCACTGACAGACGCAAGCTGTGGGGAAACGGTGATCCTTGCGCCAGGATGCGCGAGCGCGGCGCCGTTTGCCAACTTTATGGAACGGGGCGCAGAGTTCAAAAGAATTGTAAGAAATAGGGCCTAA
- the murF gene encoding UDP-N-acetylmuramoyl-tripeptide--D-alanyl-D-alanine ligase, translating to MIFQLSELASRCGGVMVGDNSNFSGFSLDNRDTVQGNVFIAIKGERVDGHNFVASAFEHGAVCALVDRAVPFPHILVPEVVAALGKLGNSIRKEFHGPVVGITGSNGKTTAKEMSSAVLGALGPVLKNTGNQNSEYTSPLTWTRLTPEHKSAVIEMGMRGFGQIDALAAISEPNIGLITLIGNAHAEMVGSREGILKAKTELFRRLPASGTAIYGADDDFAAQLKASADCQTMSFGFSEGADVRILKYTPLSLDRMAIAIGFEGDRIELELPTVGKHQALNAAAALTVGISCGVSLQSGCELLPSFEQPPMRMQVIRQRGVTILLDTYNASPDSVLMALDALREAKSLGRLTVILGSMKELGEHSEAKHREIGARVAEIEPEMFYTIGDEATWMADEAVQLGLASAKVRQLADAAEVRRVIESLGDGDFVLVKGSRALELERAFETVKVHD from the coding sequence TTGATTTTTCAACTCTCTGAGCTGGCAAGTCGCTGCGGTGGGGTTATGGTTGGGGATAACTCCAACTTTAGCGGTTTTTCTTTGGACAATCGGGACACCGTCCAAGGCAACGTCTTTATTGCGATCAAGGGCGAGCGGGTGGACGGGCACAACTTTGTGGCAAGCGCGTTTGAACACGGGGCAGTGTGTGCTCTCGTCGACCGAGCCGTCCCATTTCCGCACATCTTGGTGCCGGAGGTTGTGGCCGCTCTTGGCAAGCTAGGGAATTCGATTCGAAAAGAATTTCATGGTCCGGTGGTCGGAATCACCGGCAGTAACGGCAAAACCACTGCGAAGGAGATGTCGTCCGCCGTGTTGGGCGCCCTAGGACCGGTGCTCAAGAACACTGGAAATCAAAATTCTGAGTACACGTCTCCGCTAACATGGACGCGCCTCACTCCGGAGCACAAGTCGGCGGTGATCGAAATGGGCATGCGCGGATTTGGCCAGATTGACGCGCTCGCGGCGATTTCTGAACCCAATATTGGATTGATCACGCTGATCGGAAACGCGCACGCGGAAATGGTGGGGAGCCGCGAAGGAATTCTGAAGGCCAAAACGGAGCTTTTTCGGAGATTGCCCGCCTCTGGGACGGCGATTTACGGCGCCGATGACGACTTTGCCGCTCAATTGAAGGCTTCTGCCGATTGCCAAACGATGAGCTTTGGATTTTCAGAAGGCGCGGATGTTCGAATCTTGAAATACACTCCATTGAGCCTAGATCGCATGGCCATTGCCATCGGATTTGAGGGTGATCGAATCGAACTTGAATTGCCGACAGTCGGGAAGCACCAAGCACTGAATGCTGCCGCCGCACTTACGGTTGGGATTTCCTGCGGAGTGAGCCTTCAGTCAGGCTGTGAATTGCTACCTTCTTTCGAACAGCCTCCAATGCGGATGCAAGTGATCCGCCAGCGCGGCGTAACGATTCTCTTGGACACCTATAATGCGAGCCCGGATAGCGTTTTGATGGCGCTTGACGCACTGCGCGAAGCCAAATCGCTTGGTCGATTGACCGTTATTTTGGGATCGATGAAGGAATTGGGCGAACATTCTGAGGCAAAGCACAGGGAAATTGGGGCGCGAGTTGCGGAAATCGAGCCAGAAATGTTCTACACCATCGGCGATGAGGCGACTTGGATGGCTGATGAAGCGGTGCAACTGGGCCTCGCCTCCGCGAAGGTCAGACAGCTTGCGGATGCAGCTGAAGTTCGAAGAGTCATCGAGTCGCTCGGAGATGGTGACTTCGTGCTTGTCAAAGGAAGCAGAGCGCTTGAGCTCGAGCGTGCGTTTGAAACGGTGAAAGTGCATGATTAG
- a CDS encoding UDP-N-acetylmuramoyl-L-alanyl-D-glutamate--2,6-diaminopimelate ligase: MIDLKVLLELSEVSPVRVDGDASVFAIVSDSRRVEPGAMFVCMPGLSRDTHEFLSEARSKGAKSALVFTESGFNTAKELGMAAVQLSADVPEFYASVGLICREFYSDPTLDMRVIGVTGTNGKTTVAWLLQQALGPDAAYMGTLGLKIGGKLTDIGNTTPFPTDLWEALNEARSKGVTHFVMEVSSHSLDQKRIEGVRFDLGLFTNLSQDHLDYHGSMEAYKAAKLRLFEEVAEASEQPFVAVINADDPVGQEWIARWEKVKLGEFAPLVLSYGFQAGTVRGTLKSLAFDSLELGVKIPEGEFEAKIGVGGKFNAENCLAVFAAMAAIGRSPSELAKALSEAKPVPGRFESITNTKGIGVIVDYAHTDDALEKLLESGRDLNPGKMICVFGCGGDRDRTKRPKMAGVSTRLADHTVFTSDNPRTEDPAQIMADLLSGAREGSSFEVITDRQAAIQSAIEMAERGDLVVIAGKGHEDYQIVGREKLPFDDRIEALRALSSAVGKA, from the coding sequence ATGATAGATCTCAAGGTGTTGTTGGAACTTAGCGAAGTGTCGCCTGTCCGTGTGGACGGCGACGCTTCCGTGTTTGCTATCGTGTCGGATTCGCGCCGAGTTGAACCTGGCGCGATGTTTGTATGCATGCCAGGACTATCGCGGGATACTCACGAGTTTCTCTCTGAGGCCCGTTCGAAGGGAGCAAAATCGGCCCTGGTTTTCACGGAATCTGGATTCAACACGGCAAAGGAGCTCGGCATGGCCGCAGTTCAGCTCTCTGCCGATGTTCCCGAGTTTTACGCCTCAGTTGGACTCATTTGCCGCGAGTTTTACTCCGACCCGACGCTGGACATGCGGGTGATCGGAGTGACGGGTACAAACGGCAAAACCACCGTCGCCTGGCTCCTTCAGCAAGCGCTTGGCCCAGACGCGGCGTACATGGGGACGCTTGGGCTGAAAATCGGCGGCAAGCTGACTGATATTGGCAACACGACGCCGTTTCCAACCGATTTGTGGGAGGCTCTGAACGAAGCCCGAAGCAAAGGCGTGACCCATTTTGTAATGGAAGTAAGTTCGCATTCACTCGATCAAAAGCGGATCGAAGGCGTTCGTTTTGATCTCGGGTTGTTCACAAATCTCTCGCAGGATCATCTCGACTATCACGGGTCGATGGAAGCGTACAAGGCGGCTAAATTGAGGCTCTTTGAAGAGGTTGCGGAGGCTAGCGAGCAGCCATTTGTCGCGGTCATAAACGCTGATGATCCGGTCGGGCAAGAGTGGATCGCCCGTTGGGAAAAGGTGAAACTCGGCGAGTTTGCGCCTCTAGTGCTCTCGTACGGATTTCAGGCGGGAACTGTTCGTGGAACTTTGAAATCTCTGGCATTTGACTCTCTGGAGTTGGGTGTGAAAATTCCGGAAGGGGAGTTTGAGGCGAAGATTGGCGTCGGTGGCAAATTCAACGCCGAAAATTGCCTGGCAGTCTTCGCGGCGATGGCAGCGATTGGCCGGTCGCCAAGCGAATTGGCAAAGGCGCTCTCTGAGGCGAAGCCGGTCCCAGGGAGATTCGAGTCAATCACGAACACCAAGGGAATCGGAGTGATCGTGGACTATGCGCATACCGATGACGCGCTCGAGAAGCTACTGGAGTCAGGGCGAGATTTGAACCCAGGCAAGATGATTTGTGTCTTTGGTTGCGGCGGAGATCGAGACCGTACCAAGCGACCAAAAATGGCTGGGGTATCGACTAGGCTGGCTGATCACACTGTATTTACCAGCGACAACCCACGCACCGAAGATCCTGCGCAGATCATGGCCGATCTTCTTTCTGGAGCCCGCGAAGGCAGTAGTTTTGAAGTGATCACTGATCGCCAAGCTGCAATTCAATCTGCGATCGAAATGGCAGAGCGCGGGGACCTTGTGGTGATCGCCGGGAAAGGCCACGAGGACTATCAAATCGTCGGCCGAGAGAAGTTGCCGTTCGACGACCGAATCGAAGCGCTGAGGGCGCTTTCAAGCGCAGTGGGGAAGGCTTGA
- a CDS encoding penicillin-binding protein 2, which produces MAKTSAERRRNRTLGTFLVAMMACAALSQTYVQIFAAGKTLETARKGNNYIVSRTDTARRGAIFSADDKVLAQSNDTFELSISYDKVPKSDSFFMALSEASGLPAIELELSARSGGKSKTWSQKINQERERKIQQIKVDWRADGLSLRRVPTREYPFSDVADALIGQLVEGKPATGLESSQNGMLSGKDGKREGLVDRYGAFLPMRMTSSDIKAVHGQDLVLTIDSGLQVAATSALKRAVEQHKADQGVVVVIDPRTGDILAMASWVNNGVSQSENGFNPAVMARFEPGSTFKILTLAEGIDSGSVNPHTVIHCGGSIAVGRVNRVSCAHGGHGAIDAEMAIAESCNVSAATWARQIGRDQFIGFMENAGLFTRTSIGLPGEIPGRYNENDGGKLIQLANMGFGQALNVTPIGLCAAFASLGNNGVCPEPRLIKKIGSKKVPISAGRRLFKSETCDEVLTMMRSVFENEHGTAHKLRIPGYAIGGKTGTAEKLNGRTREGHKEYVSNFVGFVPAQNPKAVVLVMIDNPSDGQYYGGTVAGPVFKSVAESLISRFNLPKTE; this is translated from the coding sequence ATGGCGAAGACCTCCGCTGAACGACGTCGAAATCGAACGCTAGGCACCTTCTTGGTGGCTATGATGGCTTGTGCCGCCTTGTCGCAAACTTACGTACAAATTTTTGCGGCGGGTAAGACTCTCGAGACCGCGAGGAAAGGCAACAACTACATCGTTTCGCGGACAGATACGGCGCGGCGAGGGGCAATTTTCAGCGCTGACGACAAGGTTTTGGCGCAGAGCAACGATACATTTGAGCTCTCGATCAGCTACGACAAGGTGCCAAAGTCGGATTCCTTCTTTATGGCGCTCAGCGAAGCGAGCGGTCTGCCGGCAATCGAACTCGAACTCTCAGCAAGAAGTGGTGGCAAGAGTAAGACCTGGAGCCAAAAGATCAATCAAGAGCGCGAGCGGAAGATCCAGCAAATCAAGGTGGATTGGCGCGCGGATGGTCTCTCGCTTCGGCGGGTGCCGACTCGCGAATACCCGTTCTCGGATGTTGCCGATGCCCTGATTGGTCAGCTAGTTGAAGGGAAGCCCGCGACTGGGCTCGAATCGAGCCAAAACGGCATGCTTTCCGGAAAGGACGGAAAGCGCGAAGGCTTGGTGGATCGCTACGGCGCGTTTTTGCCGATGCGCATGACGTCCAGCGACATTAAGGCTGTGCACGGTCAAGACCTCGTCCTGACGATCGACAGTGGGTTGCAAGTCGCTGCGACGTCAGCGCTCAAGCGTGCGGTAGAGCAGCATAAGGCCGACCAAGGTGTCGTGGTCGTGATCGATCCGCGGACCGGCGACATCTTAGCGATGGCCAGCTGGGTGAATAACGGCGTTTCTCAGTCAGAGAACGGATTCAATCCTGCCGTCATGGCTCGGTTTGAGCCAGGTTCGACATTCAAGATCCTGACACTGGCAGAAGGAATCGATTCCGGCAGCGTTAACCCGCACACGGTAATTCATTGCGGTGGCTCAATCGCGGTCGGCCGAGTGAACCGGGTTTCTTGTGCGCACGGCGGTCACGGCGCGATTGATGCTGAGATGGCAATCGCCGAAAGTTGTAATGTCAGTGCTGCCACTTGGGCAAGGCAGATCGGGCGAGATCAGTTCATCGGCTTTATGGAGAATGCTGGGCTGTTTACTCGCACAAGCATCGGGTTGCCGGGTGAAATTCCTGGCAGATACAACGAAAATGACGGCGGAAAGCTGATTCAGCTCGCCAACATGGGCTTTGGTCAGGCGTTAAACGTCACTCCAATTGGGCTTTGTGCCGCGTTTGCGTCGCTTGGTAATAACGGTGTGTGTCCAGAACCGCGGCTGATCAAGAAAATTGGCAGCAAAAAGGTGCCGATTTCTGCGGGGCGCCGGCTGTTTAAGTCCGAGACTTGTGATGAAGTGCTCACAATGATGCGATCGGTGTTCGAAAATGAGCACGGAACAGCACATAAATTGCGAATCCCTGGATATGCCATCGGCGGAAAAACCGGTACAGCCGAGAAGCTGAACGGTCGAACGCGGGAAGGGCACAAGGAATATGTCTCAAATTTTGTGGGGTTCGTTCCGGCCCAAAACCCAAAAGCGGTGGTCTTGGTGATGATCGACAATCCATCCGATGGGCAGTATTACGGCGGAACGGTCGCTGGTCCAGTGTTTAAGAGCGTCGCCGAATCGCTCATTTCTAGATTCAATTTGCCAAAAACAGAATGA
- the rsmH gene encoding 16S rRNA (cytosine(1402)-N(4))-methyltransferase RsmH, which produces MTALKHDPVMLTEVLQQLSLAPGEVALDGTLGFAGHAKEMLDRVLPGGTLIGFDWDRETMDQAAEILPKSSVVLVNADYRFIPEALRFLAGGEDEGGFKIIAGQAPAGFDGFVDAILLDLGLNSQQIDDRSRGMSFLEDGPLDMRLDRSRERTAADFLNTAAEDAIEKVLREYGEERWSRQIARVIVDRRKLRPLETTSDLVDCIFAAVPPAKRDKRIHPATRSFQGIRIEVSGELDNLEEAIVEICGCLRQGGRIVVLTYHSLEDRAVKRAFRALVADGNFEDLNRKPWTPTQEEIGRNRRSRSAKLRAIRRIKEEKNNERSPSAS; this is translated from the coding sequence ATGACCGCCTTGAAGCACGATCCAGTGATGTTGACCGAGGTGCTGCAGCAGCTTTCGCTCGCTCCCGGTGAAGTCGCATTGGATGGCACGCTTGGATTTGCCGGGCATGCGAAGGAGATGCTTGATCGCGTTTTGCCTGGTGGCACATTGATCGGGTTCGATTGGGATCGCGAGACGATGGATCAGGCGGCAGAGATTTTGCCTAAATCATCGGTGGTTTTGGTCAATGCGGACTACCGATTCATCCCGGAAGCGTTGAGGTTTTTGGCAGGAGGCGAAGATGAAGGCGGATTCAAGATTATTGCGGGGCAGGCTCCTGCTGGATTCGATGGATTTGTTGACGCCATCTTGCTCGACCTGGGGTTGAACAGCCAGCAGATCGATGATCGAAGTCGCGGGATGTCGTTTTTAGAAGATGGGCCGTTGGATATGCGACTGGATCGCTCTCGAGAGCGGACTGCGGCGGACTTTTTGAATACTGCGGCAGAAGACGCAATCGAAAAAGTGCTCCGGGAATATGGCGAAGAGCGCTGGAGTCGTCAGATCGCGCGGGTGATTGTGGATCGACGAAAATTGCGCCCACTCGAAACCACGAGCGATCTGGTGGATTGCATCTTCGCAGCCGTCCCACCGGCGAAGAGGGATAAGAGAATTCATCCTGCAACGAGGAGTTTTCAGGGGATCCGAATTGAAGTTTCGGGCGAACTTGACAACCTCGAAGAAGCGATCGTCGAGATTTGCGGGTGCCTGCGACAAGGCGGGCGGATCGTGGTGTTGACTTACCACTCTCTCGAAGATCGCGCCGTTAAGCGGGCGTTTCGAGCGCTCGTCGCCGACGGCAATTTTGAAGATTTGAATCGTAAGCCATGGACCCCGACTCAGGAGGAGATCGGGCGAAACCGCCGAAGCCGCAGCGCGAAATTGCGTGCGATTCGGCGCATTAAGGAAGAGAAAAACAATGAGCGCAGCCCTTCAGCATCGTAG
- a CDS encoding cell division/cell wall cluster transcriptional repressor MraZ, whose product MEKFIPRPENLLIGSEEATIDDKGRVLVSKKKRDRLGEGFVMALGTVGCLTVYTASAWYDTVREIFEHSAINVGREQFARLILGTAEDEIKFDPQGRMVVPKSLRALAKLNSKVKIIGLGDRMEIWALEEHEKYESDIDGYGFARRDQILKSHVMMTGRVQP is encoded by the coding sequence TTGGAAAAGTTCATCCCTCGACCTGAAAACTTGTTGATTGGTTCTGAAGAAGCAACCATCGACGATAAGGGTCGCGTCTTGGTTTCGAAGAAAAAACGAGACCGACTGGGGGAAGGTTTTGTGATGGCGCTGGGGACTGTAGGGTGCTTGACCGTTTACACGGCAAGCGCTTGGTACGACACCGTTCGGGAGATTTTTGAGCATTCCGCAATCAATGTCGGTCGCGAGCAGTTCGCGCGATTGATCCTTGGCACAGCCGAAGACGAGATCAAGTTTGATCCTCAGGGGCGAATGGTCGTGCCCAAGTCATTACGAGCTCTCGCTAAGCTCAATTCAAAAGTTAAGATCATTGGATTGGGCGACCGGATGGAGATTTGGGCGCTTGAGGAGCACGAAAAGTACGAAAGCGATATCGATGGGTATGGCTTTGCTCGAAGGGACCAGATTCTCAAGTCGCACGTGATGATGACGGGGCGGGTGCAGCCATGA